The following are encoded in a window of Dioscorea cayenensis subsp. rotundata cultivar TDr96_F1 chromosome 16, TDr96_F1_v2_PseudoChromosome.rev07_lg8_w22 25.fasta, whole genome shotgun sequence genomic DNA:
- the LOC120279003 gene encoding superoxide dismutase [Fe] 2, chloroplastic isoform X3 has translation MQVAVYSSSSYCSALTPHLFMASNSKPKTKLITRGCGPSSSYKKKKKKKVLCQIELKPPPYPTNALEPYISRESLEYHWSRHHRGHVHSLNKQIAGTDLDDMPLEDIILTSYNKGHFLPSFNHAAQVWNHDFFWQSMKPGGGGRPSGQLLQLIERDFGSLERMLMELKAAASTQFGSGWAWLVYKANKLDVGNAVNPLPSEKDNKLVVAKTPNAVNPLVWDYSPLLAIDVWEHAYYLDYEVKLALMSNITKL, from the exons ATGCAGGTAGCcgtttattcttcttcttcttattgctCCGCTCTCACTCCGCATTTATTCATGGCTTCCAATTCCAAACCCAAGACCAAG CTGATCACAAGAGGCTGTGGACCATCGTCGtcttacaagaagaagaagaagaagaaggtgctTTGTCAGATTGAGCTCAAACCGCCTCCTTATCCAACC AACGCATTGGAGCCATACATTAGCCGGGAGTCGTTGGAGTACCATTGGAGCAGGCATCACAGAGGCCATGTCCACAGCCTCAACAAGCAGATTGCTGGGACTGACCTCGATGATATGCCATTGGAGGACATCATTCTCACTTCCTATAATAAGGGTCATTTCCTCCCTTCTTTCAACCATGCTGCCCAG GTCTGGAACCATGATTTCTTCTGGCAATCCATGAAGCCAGGTGGTGGAGGACGTCCCTCCGGCCAACTTCTACAATTGATTGAAAGGGACTTTGGCTCACTTGAAAGAATGCTGATGGAACTCAAGGCTGCTGCATCAACACAATTTGGGTCTGGCTGGGCTTGGCTTGTGT ACAAGGCAAACAAATTAGATGTGGGGAATGCTGTGAATCCCCTCCCCTCGGAGAAGGATAACAAACTTGTTGTTGCAAAGACTCCAAATGCGGTGAATCCGTTGGTCTGGGACTACTCT CCACTCCTTGCTATTGATGTCTGGGAG CATGCCTACTACCTTGACTATGAGGTAAAGCTAGCTTTGATGAGTAACATAACTAAACTCTAG